The following coding sequences lie in one Glycine max cultivar Williams 82 chromosome 19, Glycine_max_v4.0, whole genome shotgun sequence genomic window:
- the COL9 gene encoding zinc finger protein CONSTANS-LIKE 13-like isoform X1, with product MSGAEARPCDYCGNSTALLYCRADSAKLCFSCDREVHSTNQLFSKHTRTLLCDACDDSPATILCSTDTSVLCQNCDWENHNPALSDSLHERRPLEGFTGCPSVSELLSIVGFSDISKKSLLFSPQGSVADGFFGASEIEGLSDMFVWDAPSFVTLDDLISSSPSSHSFQAMKVPPLPKNRKAACGQHKEEILSQLRELAKSEPLDLEPYVQSGNLSLGFERDPEADIFPSHEWHRESSEPMHQVVPPDPSMGTYTEEIPVKHSTSAVGENHTYGDNEGKPSISLKSETLSTTPKAAACELTSQERDSALLRYKQKKKTRRFDKHIRYESRKVRAESRVRVKGRFAKMGHEH from the exons ATGAGTGGTGCTGAAGCGCGACCTTGTGACTACTGTGGCAACTCCACAGCACTTCTCTATTGCAGAGCCGATTCAGCAAAACTCTGTTTCTCGTGCGATCGCGAAGTTCACTCCACCAACCAGCTCTTCTCCAAGCACACGCGCACGCTGCTCTGCGACGCATGCGATGATTCCCCTGCGACCATACTCTGTTCAACCGACACCTCTGTTCTGTGCCAGAACTGCGACTGGGAGAACCACAACCCTGCGCTCTCCGATTCCCTTCACGAGCGAAGGCCCCTCGAAGGCTTCACTGGGTGCCCTTCCGTCTCCGAACTCTTGTCCATCGTGGGGTTTTCGGATATCAGCAAAAAATCTCTGCTTTTTTCGCCTCAGGGAAGTGTCGCTGATGGGTTCTTCGGCGCCAGCGAGATTGAAGGGCTTTCGGATATGTTCGTGTGGGATGCGCCTTCTTTTGTTACGCTTGATGATTTGATTTCTTCCTCTCCTTCTTCTCATAGCTTTCAGGCCATGAAGGTTCCTCCTCTGCCCAAG AATCGAAAGGCTGCTTGTGGGCAACACAAAGAAGAGATTCTTAGTCAGCTTCGGGAATTGGCCAAGTCTGAGCCTTTGGACCTTGAACCATATGTGCAATCGGGTAACTTGTCCTTGGGTTTTGAACGTGACCCGGAGGCTGATATCTTTCCTTCTCATGAG TGGCATAGAGAAAGCAGCGAGCCTATGCATCAAGTTGTGCCTCCTGACCCATCAATGGGAACTTATACTGAAGAAATTCCAGTTAAACATTCTACTTCTGCTGTTGGGGAAAATCACACCTATGGTGACAATGAAGGGAAACCATCCATTTCTCTCAAGTCTGAAACCCTATCAACTACTCCCAAAGCTGCAGCATGTGAGTTAACAAGCCAAGAAAGAGATTCTGCATTATTACGGTACaagcagaagaagaaaacaaggag ATTTGACAAGCACATAAGGTATGAATCACGAAAAGTTCGGGCTGAAAGCAGGGTAAGAGTCAAGGGCCGATTTGCCAAGATGGGACATGAACATTGA
- the LOC100784906 gene encoding CASP-like protein 1E1 produces the protein MSSQMSSKPNVDGVHCDVKVVERPMREIRPYDLLLRFLGLSLTLVATIIVGVDNETKVISYAEMQFKATAKWEYVSAIVFFLVINAIACSYAAASLVITLMGRSSGRKNNDVTLLGLTALDLVMMALLFSANGAACAVGVIAQKGNSHVQWMKVCNVFDAYCRHVTAALVLSLFGSTVFLLLVLLSVLKLHYRTRS, from the exons ATGAGCAGCCAGATGTCGTCGAAGCCGAACGTGGATGGAGTGCACTGCGATGTGAAGGTGGTGGAGAGACCAATGAGAGAAATTAGGCCCTACGATCTGTTGCTGCGGTTTCTTGGCCTCTCACTCACTCTTGTAGCAACCATCATTGTTGGTGTTGACAATGAGACCAAAGTCATCTCCTATGCCGAAATGCAGTTCAAAGCCACTGCTAAGTGGGAATATGTCTCTGCTATTGT GTTTTTCTTGGTGATAAACGCGATAGCATGCTCATACGCAGCTGCATCATTGGTTATCACATTGATGGGAAGAAGCAGTGGAAGAAAAAATAACGATGTGACGCTTTTGGGGCTAACAGCGCTAGATCTTGTGATGATGGCTTTGTTGTTCTCAGCCAATGGTGCAGCCTGTGCAGTGGGAGTGATAGCACAGAAGGGCAACTCGCACGTGCAATGGATGAAAGTGTGCAACGTCTTTGACGCCTATTGTCGCCACGTCACTGCTGCATTGGTCCTCTCCCTCTTCGGCTCCACCGTCTTTCTCTTGCTCGTGCTCCTTTCTGTTCTCAAACTCCATTACAGAACAAGAAGCTAG
- the LOC100784376 gene encoding rRNA-processing protein FYV7 yields the protein MTCQYFIMFRVVSSNCNWYTLQIVRVCTSISAMKKNDKVRSDKQKQIMTKKKNISRLGGSGLSLDAFANAKSKNNLYNPAIIKKQREFYKNAKNVNKFKKLVKQQNQQNDPSLAQRLKENVNETEENKDKSERRKRKNSALSLEELYKKQHEEKEKERMEKEAVLRVKKEDREQAEAQRKAMREKMLKKTRKGQPVMKYRIEHLLETIQGSTKSSCQ from the exons atgacgTGTcagtattttattatgtttaggGTAGTGTCCTCTAATTGTAATTGGTATACTCTGCAAATTGTTAGGGTTTGCACCTCAATTTCGGCGATGAAGAAGAACGACAAGGTACGCAGCGATAAGCAGAAACAAATAATGACGAAAAAGAAGAACATTTCGAGGTTGGGTGGAAGTGGCCTTTCGCTCGACGCTTTCGCCAACGCAAAATCCAAGAACAATCTCTATAACCCAGCCATCATAA AGAAGCAAAGGGAGTTCTATAAAAATGCTAAGAATGTGAATAAGTTTAAGAAGTTGGTAAAGCAGCAAAACCAGCAAAATGATCCCTCCTTGGCTCAGAGACTTAAAGAG AATGTAAATGAAACTGAAGAGAACAAGGACAAGAGTgagaggaggaagaggaagaatagCGCCCTTAGTTTGGAAGAGTTGTACAAGAAGCAGcatgaagagaaagagaaagaaagaatggaGAAAGAGGCTGTCCTGAGGGTAAAGAAGGAAGACAGAGAACAAGCTGAAGCTCAGAGAAAGGCTATGCGAGAAAAAATGCTTAAGAAGACACGAAAAGGGCAGCCTGTTATGAAATACAGAATTGAGCATCTTTTGGAGACTATTCAAGGCTCAACTAAAAGCAGCTGCCAGTAA